The Pseudomonas oryzicola genomic sequence GTACTTTTGCTTCGGCCATGGTGTTTCTCCTTTCTTGAACTTGTTATGGATTCGTTCTGGCTAATTCGCGGTGGCTGTACCAGCCCTGTCGCCGGCTTGCCGGCGATGAGGCTTGCACAGGCTTAGCCTTTCTTCTGGGCAAACAGGGCATCCAGGCTCTGCTCGAAGGCGTGGTAGCCAATTGCCTCGTAGAGTTCCATGCGGGTCTGCATGGTGTCGATCACGTTCTTCTGCGTACCGTCGCGACGCAGCGCGGTATAGACGTTCTCGGCCGCCTTGTTCATGGCGCGGAAGGCCGACAGCGGGTACAGCACCAGCGACACATCGACCGAGGCCAGCTCTTCGGTGGTGTACAGCGGCGTGGCGCCGAACTCGGTGATATTGGCCAGGATCGGGGCCTTCACCCGGTCGGCGAAGGTCTTGTACATCTGCAGCTCGGTAATGGCTTCCGGGAAGATCATGTCGGCGCCGGCCTCGACGCAGGCGGCGGCGCGATCCAGCGCAGCGTTCAGGCCCTCGACGGCCAGGGCATCGGTACGCGCCATGATCACGAAGCTGTCATCGCTACGGGCATCGACCGCGGCCTTGATGCGGTCGACCATTTCCTGCTGGCTGACGATTTCCTTGTTGGGGCGGTGGCCGCAACGCTTGGCGCCTACCTGGTCCTCGATATGGATGGCGGCAGCGCCGAACTTGCTCATCGAACGCACGGTACGGGCGACGTTGAAGGCCGAGGCCCCGAAGCCAGTGTCGACATCCACCAGCAGTGGCAGGTCGCACACATCGGTGATGCGGCGCACGTCGGTGAGCACGTCGTCGAGGTTGCTGATGCCCAGGTCCGGCAGGCCCAGCGAGCCGGCGGCCACGCCACCACCAGAGAGGTAGATGGCCTTGAAGCCGGCGCGCTTGGCCAGCAGCGCATGGTTGGCGTTGATGGTGCCAACCACCTGCAATGGATGTTCGGCGGCAACGGCGTCGCGGAAACGCTGACCGGGGGTGCTCTTCACAGTCATTTCTCACCTCGTGGGCTGTTGTTCTGGGCGTCCAGATAGTGACGCTCGATATTGCGCTTGGACGCGCCGATGTGGCGGCGCATCAGGAGTTCGGCCAGCTCGCCGTCACGGTCGGCGATGGCGTCGAGAATACGGTGGTGTTCGGCAAAGGCCTGGCGTGGCCGGTTCGGCGTGGCCGAAAACTGGATGCGGTACATGCGCACCAGCTGGTACAGCTCGCCGCACAGCATCTTGACCAGCGTCTGGTTGCCACTGCCCTGGATGATCCGGTAGTGGAAATCGTAGTCGCCTTCCTGCTGGTAGTAGCCCAGCCCCGCCTGGAACGCGGCATCGCGCTCGTGGGTATCGAGGACCCGGCGCAGTTCGTCGATGTCGGCCTGGCTCATGCGTTCGGCGGCCAGGCGGCAGGCCATGCCTTCCAGCGACTCGCGTATTTCATACAGTTCGATCAGTTCGGCGTGGTTGAGCGACACCACCCGCGCCCCCACGTGCGGCACCCGCACCAGCAGGCGCTGCCCTTCGAGGCGGTGAATGGCCTCGCGCAGCGGCCCGCGGCTGATGCCATAGGTGCGCGCCAGTTCCGGCTCGGAAATCTTGCTGCCGGGGGCGATATCACCCTTCACGATGGCCGCCTGGATGCGCCGGAAGACGTTTTCGGACAAGGTTTCCGTTTCGTCTGTCAGCACCGGGCTGGGGGTGGAAAGGTCGTGCATATTGTCGACACCTTGCAAATCTCTTCGCCAGAAACTAACGAATCCAAGCGCGGCAGTCAAAGACAAAATGAATATTGTCGACAATCGTCTAAGAACGAACTAACACCGCCCCACCGCTGTCAGATCGCGCACCGCTGGCGTCAAGACGTCGGCGTGATAGAATGCCGCGCCTCCGTTGGAGTATGGATAGCCCATTTGTCATCCGTTCATGTTGTTGACAGATGAACGAGGAAGCTTGCGCAGTCGTTGCCAGTCGCCTTGCTCTGAACACGGCTTGAAGATTGCTCTGCAGATCGCTCTCGACAGAGCTCCAAAAAAAGCCCCGAACCTTGCACTGCACCGCGCCAGGAATATGAGACCTACACCCGTTCTATTGCTGCTCTGCCTCACCCTGCTGCCGGCCCTTGGCCAGGCCGCAGGCAAGACCGTCTACGGTCTCAACGAATATGCACGCCTGGGCGACCTGGACCTGGAAGTGGCAGCCAAGCTCGACACCGGCGCCAAGACCGCCTCGCTCAGTGCCCGCGACATCAAGCGTTTCAAGCGCAACGGCGAAAGCTGGGTGCGCTTCTACCTGGCCATCGACGCCGCCCATTCCCACCCCATCGAACGCCCGCTGGCGCGCGTAAGCAAGATCAAGCGCCGGGCCGGCGATTATGATGCCGAATCGGGCAAGGCCTACACGGCACGCCCGGTCATCGAACTTGAAATCTGCATGGGCCAGGCCATGCGCACCATCGAAGTCAACCTCACCGACCGTAGCGCCTTCCAGTTCCCGCTGCTGATCGGCTCCGAGGCACTCAAGCACTTCGACGCGCTGGTCGACCCAAGCCTTAAATACGCGGCCGGCAAACCTGCCTGTGCCACCGACGCTCCCAAAGCAGAGTAATCCCGATGCGCTCTCTTACCCTCCATCTGAAAGTCCTGATCACCGTGCTGGTGCTGTTGGGCGTGGCGGTCACCGCTTATCAGATCTTCGTACTCGGCATCCCGGTCACCGAGGATGAAACCGACGACCTGTGGAACATCGACGCCAAGGTCGAGTTCGTGGCCAGCACCAAGGACCCGGTCAAGGTGCAGATGTTTGTGCCACCGCTGAACCGCGACTACGTCAGCCTCAACGAGAGCTTCATCTCCAATAACTACGGGGTGAGCGTCAACCGGGCCGACGGCAACCGCAAGGTCACCTGGTCGGCGCGTCGCGCCAGCGGCAACCAGACCCTCTACTACCGCCTGGTACTGACCAAGCGCTACAGCAAGGAGAAAGCCACGGTCAAAGGCCCGACCTTCCGTGACAGCCTGGCCGTGGAGGGCCCCGAGAAGATCGCCGCCGAGGCCCTGATGGCGCCGATCCGCCAGCACTCGGCCGATGTCGAGACCTTCGTCAGCGAGACCATCAAACGGGTCAACAACCTCAACGACGACAACGTCAAGCTGCTGCTGGCCGGCGACACCACGGCCATGAAGAAGGCCCAGGTGATCGACCTGCTGCTGTCGATCGCCCACGTTCCGATGGAGAAGGTGCACACCATCCGCCTGGTGGCCGACACGCCGCAAACCCCGGAACTGTGGCTGCGCAGCTTCAACGGTACCGACTGGCTGTACTTCAACCCGGACACCGGCGAGCAAGGCCTGCCCAGCGACCGCCTGCTGTGGTGGACCGGTGACGACAACCTGATCACCGTCGATGGCGGCAAGAAGGCCAACGTCACCTTCAGCATGAACAACAGCGAGATGAACGCCATCCGCCTGGCCAAGCTGACCGACGAAAATACCGACGCCGACTTCCTCGAGTATTCGCTGTACGGCCTGCCGCTGCAGACCCAGCAAACCTTCATGATCATGGTGATGATCCCGATCGGCGTGCTGGTGATCCTGGTGCTGCGCAACCTGGTCGGCCTGCAGACCCTGGGTACCTTCACCCCGGTACTGATTGCCCTGGCCTTCCGCGAAACCCAGCTGGGCTTCGGTATCGTGCTGTTCACGGTGATCACGGCCCTGGGCCTGTCGCTGCGCTCGTACCTGGAGCACCTCAAACTGCAAATGCTGCCACGCCTGTCGGTGGTCCTGACCTTCGTCGTGGTGCTGATCGCCGCCATCAGCCTGTTCAGCCACAAGCTGGGCCTGGAGCGCGGGCTGTCGGTGGCGCTGTTCCCGATGGTGATCCTGACCATGACCATCGAACGCCTGTCCATCACCTGGGAAGAACGTGGCGGCGGCCATGCCATGAAAGTGGCCATCGGCACCCTGTTCGCCGCGTCCCTGGCGCACTTGCTGATGATGGTGCCGGAGCTGGTGTACTTCGTGTTCACCTTCCCGGCGGTGCTGCTGATCCTGGTGGGCTTCATGCTGGCGATGGGCCGTTACCGCGGCTACCGCCTGACCGAGCTCGTGCGTTTCAAGGCATTCCTGAAGAAGGCTGACGCCTGATG encodes the following:
- the prpB gene encoding methylisocitrate lyase translates to MTVKSTPGQRFRDAVAAEHPLQVVGTINANHALLAKRAGFKAIYLSGGGVAAGSLGLPDLGISNLDDVLTDVRRITDVCDLPLLVDVDTGFGASAFNVARTVRSMSKFGAAAIHIEDQVGAKRCGHRPNKEIVSQQEMVDRIKAAVDARSDDSFVIMARTDALAVEGLNAALDRAAACVEAGADMIFPEAITELQMYKTFADRVKAPILANITEFGATPLYTTEELASVDVSLVLYPLSAFRAMNKAAENVYTALRRDGTQKNVIDTMQTRMELYEAIGYHAFEQSLDALFAQKKG
- a CDS encoding inactive transglutaminase family protein — its product is MRSLTLHLKVLITVLVLLGVAVTAYQIFVLGIPVTEDETDDLWNIDAKVEFVASTKDPVKVQMFVPPLNRDYVSLNESFISNNYGVSVNRADGNRKVTWSARRASGNQTLYYRLVLTKRYSKEKATVKGPTFRDSLAVEGPEKIAAEALMAPIRQHSADVETFVSETIKRVNNLNDDNVKLLLAGDTTAMKKAQVIDLLLSIAHVPMEKVHTIRLVADTPQTPELWLRSFNGTDWLYFNPDTGEQGLPSDRLLWWTGDDNLITVDGGKKANVTFSMNNSEMNAIRLAKLTDENTDADFLEYSLYGLPLQTQQTFMIMVMIPIGVLVILVLRNLVGLQTLGTFTPVLIALAFRETQLGFGIVLFTVITALGLSLRSYLEHLKLQMLPRLSVVLTFVVVLIAAISLFSHKLGLERGLSVALFPMVILTMTIERLSITWEERGGGHAMKVAIGTLFAASLAHLLMMVPELVYFVFTFPAVLLILVGFMLAMGRYRGYRLTELVRFKAFLKKADA
- a CDS encoding GntR family transcriptional regulator, yielding MHDLSTPSPVLTDETETLSENVFRRIQAAIVKGDIAPGSKISEPELARTYGISRGPLREAIHRLEGQRLLVRVPHVGARVVSLNHAELIELYEIRESLEGMACRLAAERMSQADIDELRRVLDTHERDAAFQAGLGYYQQEGDYDFHYRIIQGSGNQTLVKMLCGELYQLVRMYRIQFSATPNRPRQAFAEHHRILDAIADRDGELAELLMRRHIGASKRNIERHYLDAQNNSPRGEK
- a CDS encoding ATP-dependent zinc protease family protein; this translates as MRPTPVLLLLCLTLLPALGQAAGKTVYGLNEYARLGDLDLEVAAKLDTGAKTASLSARDIKRFKRNGESWVRFYLAIDAAHSHPIERPLARVSKIKRRAGDYDAESGKAYTARPVIELEICMGQAMRTIEVNLTDRSAFQFPLLIGSEALKHFDALVDPSLKYAAGKPACATDAPKAE